In the genome of Neochlamydia sp. AcF84, the window TTAAAAATTTTTATATATAATTTTTTTCCATGTTCTCTAAAAATCCCATGAAAATTTTTATTTTCTGGTTAGTCCCAAGCTCTAGCTTATTCAATGAAAGGCATAATGTTTTATAAATTCTAAAGATTTATAGAATACAAGAATAAATTTTTTTTCTTTTAATTAATTTTTAGCCCATTAAGCTCTCAAGAGCTGGAAATTTTGTATTCCTATTTGCAAGTTTCGTGTTATACCAGGATGCACCTTCAAAATTAGCTAAAAAGGATGAATTTATGAGTTCAGAAATTTCTCTTGGATACCCTTATATTTTTCCTACATTTGAACAGATAGAAGATAAAGCACCTAATCATATAGGAATAAGTTCAGTCTATGCGGAAATTGCCTTAAAGATATTCAAAGAATTAGAACTACTAGATTTGTGCCAAGCCAAGTTAGTATGTAAAGAATGGAAACAGCAAATTAAAGGCAGTTTCTTAGATGAGGAAGAAGCTTACACGCAAGCTTTAAAACGCGCTATTCAAAAGGAAGAACTTATAAAAGTAGCTTCTTTTATAGAAAAATTAGGCGATATTTATGCTGCAAAAAGAACGTCAGAGACATTTCTTCAAGCTGCGGGTCTTTACAATTACGCTTTACAACTATTTTCAGAAGATAGACAGGAAATAATTAAAAAAAAGCTTTTTAATGTTCAAAGCCTACTTACTGAACTATGCAATGGAAAACCTATAAGCCTTGAGCAAATGAGGAAGCAATTTGAAGCTAATCGCCAAGTATTAAAAAAGCTTAGAGAGGAAATAGGGAAAAAAATTCAAGCTCTTGGCTCAAATCCCTCATCTGAGGAAGTAAGAGATCTTTACAAGAAAATTGCTCAAGGGATGAAAGATTTCTTTAAAATTTTGGTCGAACAGAGTATTGATACTTTAGGAGCTGCTCCCTGCGAATATGCTATGATAGGCTTTGGTTCCCTGGCTAGAGAAGAAATGACTCCTTATTCCGATTTAGAATTTGGTATTCTTATCCAGGAGGATAGTGAAGACAATAGAGAGTACTTTAAGCGCCTGACCAATCTAATTCACCTGAGGGTTATTAACTTAGGAGAGACGATTCTTCCTGCTTTGAATATTCCCTGTATGATAAAGGCTGGCTTTTTTGATAGTGTCACTCCTAGAGGTTTTGCTTTTGATGGTGAAGGAGCGAAAGGAAAAGGTTGTAAAACTCCCTTTGGCAATCGCCAAACATTTAAGCTTATTCAAACTCCTGAGAAGATGGCTCAATATATCGCGCAGGATGAACAGGGTAAATGGTGGCATGACAAAGAGCCTCATCTTCCCATGGAGCTTCTGAACTTTACACATCTGTTAGGCAATCTTGAATTAACTGCTCAATATAAGCAAAAAATTCAAGAAAAGCTCAATGCGCCTTACCAACAAGGCCGTAATCTTCGTCAATACTTAGCTAAGGTTCATTTAGTTAAAGAGGATATGATATCTTTTGACCCAGGTATGGGCCATTTAGAAAAACAAGGCATGCTTTTTAAAGTTAAAAATGATTTGTATCGGTTTCCTCATCTAGCCTTGGACCGACTAGCTCTTCTTAAAAAAATAGTAGCCTCTGATACTTTTGGTAGGATCGAACAGCTAAACAAGCAAGGGATTATAACGGATAGCGCAGCTGAAAAGTTAAAGGATTGGATGAGTATCGCGCTATTTATGCGACTTAAAACTTACTCTCATTATCAAGCCCAGCAAGAGATGATGAATCCTCTCATTAAATCTTGTGGCTTCGATAAACCAGAGCTTATTCAAAAGCAATTTGCTTTAGATTCTCATGCATTAGAAGACCTAAAAAAAATTTATCGCGTTTTCATTCCTTTTTATCAAGCTATGCATGAATTTTTAGCTGGTAGGGAAGAAGAGCTTAAATCTTCCACATTAGATGATAACTCATCTCAGACCCAAGGAAATATAGCTTTAAGGTTTTTTCAGTATAAGGAAGCCTTAAAGTGGTATAATAAAGCAATACAAGAAGATCCGGAAAATCCTCAAGCATTAAATGCGTTAGGAACCCTTTACTATGAGCAAGGCAATTTAGAGAAGGCGGCTGCATACGTTAGCCAAGCAATCGAAATTAATCATGATTGTTTGAATAAAAATTGTCTTAACTTAACGGATTACTATTATCACACTGCTAATCTAGTAAGAAGCTATTACAATCTAGGATTAATCCACCATGAAAAAGGTAATTTAAAGGAAGCTGCGGAGTATACTTATAAGGGAATTGATATTTGCCTTAAGTTATTTGGTGAGAATCATTTTAGTGTGGCCGGGGGTTACAACAACCTAGGAATGATCTTGCAAGATCAAGGAAAATTAGAGGAAGCAGCGGAGTATGCTAAGAAAGCGCTAGCAATTGACCTTAAACGTTTTGGTGAGAATCATCCAAGCGTGGCAAGGGATTATACTAATCTGGGAATGGCCTACCAAGAACAAGGTAATTTGGAAGAGGCTACTCACCTAATCAAAAAGGCGTTAGAAATAGATATCAAGCTGTATGGAGAAAATCACCCGCAAGTAGCAATCGAATACGAAAATTTAGGAATGATCTGCCATGAGCAAAAAGATCTTGAGACAGCAATCAAGCTAGTGAAAAAAGCTTTAGAAATTAACTTTAAGCTATATGGAGAAATTCATCCGTCTGTGGCAATGAATTATAATAATCTAGGAAAGATTTGGCAGGAGCAAGAAAATTTAGGACAAGCAGCTGAGCACTACATGAAAGCTTTAGTGCTCCATCGTAAGCTAAATGGAGAAGATCATCCTAACGTAGCTTTAGGCTATAATAACCTAGCAACAATCTACAAAGAACAAGAAAACTTAAAGCAAGCTGTTAAGTATTGTAAAAAAGCTCTTAAAATTGATAAACACATCTCGGGCGATAATAATCCAAATGTTGAAAGAGATTACTATCATTTGGGCCTCTATTTTGAATTACAGAAGAATTTAGTACAAGCAGCTGAATACCTTGGAAATGGCCTTGAGGTCCACTACAACCTACATGGTGAATTTCAACCTAGTGCAAGAACTTATTACGAAAGTTTAGTAATAATTTATAAAGAGTTAATAAAGACCTACCAAGAACAAGAAAATTTAGAGCAAGCCGCTACATATGCTGAAAAAGACCTTAAAATTAAACTTAGGTATTATGGAGAGAAGCATCGTGAAATTGCTATTTCTTATGATAATTTAGCCCAAATCCTCCAAGATCAAGGGCTTTTAGAGCAGGCAGCTGAGCATGCTGAAGAAGCCTGTAAGATTAATGAAGAGCTGTTTGGTGAAAACTATGATGAGAATGTAGCGAACTGCTACGGCAACCTGGGAACGATCTATAGGCAGCTAGAAAAGTTAGAACTAGCAGCAGAGTATGCAAAGAAAGCGCTTAGAATTGATTTGGAACTATATGGTGAAAATCATAACGCTGTAGCAATCGATTACAATAACCTAGGAACGATCTACCAACAGCAAGGAAATTTTCAGTTAGCGGCAGAGTGTGCAGAGAAAGCACTTAAGATTGATCTTGAGATAGAGGGTGAAAATCATCCAAATGTGATAAGTGATTACAATAATCTAA includes:
- a CDS encoding tetratricopeptide repeat protein → MSSEISLGYPYIFPTFEQIEDKAPNHIGISSVYAEIALKIFKELELLDLCQAKLVCKEWKQQIKGSFLDEEEAYTQALKRAIQKEELIKVASFIEKLGDIYAAKRTSETFLQAAGLYNYALQLFSEDRQEIIKKKLFNVQSLLTELCNGKPISLEQMRKQFEANRQVLKKLREEIGKKIQALGSNPSSEEVRDLYKKIAQGMKDFFKILVEQSIDTLGAAPCEYAMIGFGSLAREEMTPYSDLEFGILIQEDSEDNREYFKRLTNLIHLRVINLGETILPALNIPCMIKAGFFDSVTPRGFAFDGEGAKGKGCKTPFGNRQTFKLIQTPEKMAQYIAQDEQGKWWHDKEPHLPMELLNFTHLLGNLELTAQYKQKIQEKLNAPYQQGRNLRQYLAKVHLVKEDMISFDPGMGHLEKQGMLFKVKNDLYRFPHLALDRLALLKKIVASDTFGRIEQLNKQGIITDSAAEKLKDWMSIALFMRLKTYSHYQAQQEMMNPLIKSCGFDKPELIQKQFALDSHALEDLKKIYRVFIPFYQAMHEFLAGREEELKSSTLDDNSSQTQGNIALRFFQYKEALKWYNKAIQEDPENPQALNALGTLYYEQGNLEKAAAYVSQAIEINHDCLNKNCLNLTDYYYHTANLVRSYYNLGLIHHEKGNLKEAAEYTYKGIDICLKLFGENHFSVAGGYNNLGMILQDQGKLEEAAEYAKKALAIDLKRFGENHPSVARDYTNLGMAYQEQGNLEEATHLIKKALEIDIKLYGENHPQVAIEYENLGMICHEQKDLETAIKLVKKALEINFKLYGEIHPSVAMNYNNLGKIWQEQENLGQAAEHYMKALVLHRKLNGEDHPNVALGYNNLATIYKEQENLKQAVKYCKKALKIDKHISGDNNPNVERDYYHLGLYFELQKNLVQAAEYLGNGLEVHYNLHGEFQPSARTYYESLVIIYKELIKTYQEQENLEQAATYAEKDLKIKLRYYGEKHREIAISYDNLAQILQDQGLLEQAAEHAEEACKINEELFGENYDENVANCYGNLGTIYRQLEKLELAAEYAKKALRIDLELYGENHNAVAIDYNNLGTIYQQQGNFQLAAECAEKALKIDLEIEGENHPNVISDYNNLRMLYLVLGNINKVFEYTKEALRSSIVTYGLQHPTTIEINTDLKDLKLLVMKTS